A genomic window from Leishmania panamensis strain MHOM/PA/94/PSC-1 chromosome 5 sequence includes:
- a CDS encoding fatty acid elongase, putative (TriTrypDB/GeneDB-style sysID: LpmP.05.1150) gives MKLADASQCIGKKSLCFHAELNTFVAYPGLIVSHIGYLVVVILLYKFMAGRTAYLLKYPMILYNMTQVVLSLTMAINLGQFLGYGVFNLNGHFTSTIEYWIFIHYLTKFLDMFDTYFMLLRKKEEQLTFLHIYHHLTIGFIWGLLLQHGVANGTAFFGAWINSAVHALMYFHYLYTSLGYKNPLKKYLTQIQMIQFVLCILHAVLVVVLDLHIPKKWAVLQLCYHMTLLYLFMQFYQKGMRKLKHKAKA, from the coding sequence ATGAAGCTCGCGGATGCCAGTCAGTGCATTGGGAAGAAATCCCTCTGCTTCCACGCAGAGCTCAACACCTTCGTGGCCTACCCTGGGTTGATTGTGAGCCACATTGGCtacctcgtcgtcgtcatcctgCTCTACAAGTTTATGGCGGGGCGCACGGCGTACTTGCTCAAGTACCCCATGATTCTGTACAACATGACGCAGGTGGTGTTGTCGCTGACGATGGCGATCAACCTCGGCCAGTTCCTTGGCTACGGCGTCTTCAACTTGAACGGCCACTTCACGAGCACCATCGAGTACTGGATCTTCATTCACTACCTCACGAAGTTTCTCGACATGTTTGATACGTACTTCATGCTTCTGCGtaagaaagaggagcagctcaCCTTCCTGCACATCTACCATCACTTGACGATCGGCTTCATCTGGgggctcctgctgcagcacggcgtcGCGAACGGCACCGCCTTCTTCGGCGCGTGGATCAACTCTGCCGTCCACGCGCTCATGTACTTCCACTATCTGTATACCTCCCTCGGCTACAAGAACCCGCTCAAGAAGTACCTAACGCAGATACAGATGATTCAGTTTGTTCTTTGCATCTTGCATGCGGTGCTGGTCGTCGTGTTGGACTTGCATATCCCGAAGAAgtgggcggtgctgcagctgtgctaCCACATGACGCTACTATACCTCTTCATGCAGTTCTACCAGAAGGGCATGCGCAAGCTCAAGCACAAGGCGAAGGCATAG
- a CDS encoding hypothetical protein (TriTrypDB/GeneDB-style sysID: LpmP.05.1160): MRRSALRGAARGNESGAIYRRYRNAGLCAVPSLTSSVQGDVSTSVVTSSSLSCSPRRSVCYPTSLHMSARHRLTNASILSNIKSMANEKDDLTSKLVYLRRRQEDAIAFAVKEKEMLAEKAKRQLALEEEKRKVEAHIEALIVEAAQIGGPAAAQRVRDAIAKDKNRYVRSVDAFGDKTVRLQHTFAGLADNRIIHWWEYAYWNYMRYFFTQELLIAKDRFGNKFTVTWQFLKGREEQRRMYRKDSNKKHQPYGALTTDERLWERWMRGHRGDPPSVAEEEHLRDYKKQFFGAMVLEDEEVEDALMRLMAHMNRASQTFQELDDDQVYGDAHRTAKPLRETERKPGEEMAARQKRQGATWTLGFARGDLFYNEEETQVMRTEMGHLFRNMEWQALEYRRQVRRNKQQPPHGKPPEGTTDPNTPDGDPMNHYWERTDLGIPYHDAVPDLTTPELERMRIESDQLEDERLAIRKELGLTDLGDIREGREPIKRGHAPFQPPPVSQRWKPKCWEESWGTGSGMKY; the protein is encoded by the coding sequence ATGCGTCGATCAGCGCTGCGTGGCGCGGCGCGCGGAAACGAGAGTGGCGCAATTTACCGTCGCTACCGTAACGCCGGTCTGTGCGCCGTGCCGTCCCTCACTTCATCCGTGCAAGGTGATGTGAGCACCTCTGTTGTCACTTCGTCATCTCTGTCGTGCTCGCCTCGTCGCTCGGTGTGCTATCCCACCTCCCTACACATGTCGGCACGTCACCGTCTAACCAACGCCAGCATTCTCTCCAACATTAAGAGCATGGCAAATGAAAAGGATGACTTGACGAGTAAGCTGGTGTacctgcggcggcgacaggAGGACGCCATTGCGTTCGCAGtaaaggaaaaagagatgCTGGCggagaaagcgaagcggCAACTGGccctggaggaggagaagcgcaaggtggaggcgcacatAGAGGCGCTCATCGTCGAGGCGGCACAGATCGGCGgcccggcggcggcacagcgggTGCGAGATGCGATCGCGAAGGACAAGAACCGCTACGTCCGCTCCGTCGACGCCTTTGGCGACAAAACGGtccggctgcagcacaccttCGCCGGCCTGGCAGACAACCGCATCATCCACTGGTGGGAGTACGCGTACTGGAACTACATGCGCTACTTCTTTACTCAGGAACTCCTCATCGCCAAGGATCGCTTCGGTAACAAATTCACCGTGACGTGGCAATTCCTAAAGGGGcgtgaggagcagcgccgcatgtACCGGAAGGACTCCAATAAGAAGCATCAGCCGTACGGCGCGCTCACAACGGATGAACGGCTGTGGGAGCGGTGGATGCGTGGCCACCGCGGCGACCCGCCAAGCGTAGCCGAGGAGGAACATCTCCGCGACTACAAGAAGCAGTTCTTTGGTGCAATGGTgctggaggacgaggaggtcgAGGACGCGCTGATGAGGCTGATGGCACACATGAACCGCGCCTCGCAGACCTTCCAAGAGCTGGACGACGACCAAGTGTACGGCGACGCCCATCGCACCGCGAAGCCGCTACGGGAGACGGAGCGCAAGCCCGGCGAAGAGATGGCGGCCCGTCAGAAGCGGCAGGGTGCGACGTGGACCCTCGGATTCGCCCGTGGCGACCTCTTCTAcaacgaggaagagacgcAGGTGATGCGGACAGAGATGGGTCACCTCTTCCGTAATATGGAGTGGCAAGCGCTGGAGTACAGGCGGCAGGTGCGCAGGaacaagcagcagccaccgcacGGCAAGCCGCCGGAGGGGACGACGGACCCGAACACGCCAGATGGGGACCCGATGAATCACTACTGGGAGCGCACTGACTTGGGCATTCCTTACCACGACGCCGTGCCCGACCTCACGACGCCGGAGTTGGAGCGTATGCGCATCGAGTCGGACCAATTAGAGGACGAACGGCTCGCGATCCGGAAAGAATTGGGGCTCACAGACCTCGGCGACATCCGCGAAGGGCGCGAGCCCATCAAACGTGGTCATGCCCCATTtcagccgccgccagtgTCTCAGCGGTGGAAGCCAAAGTGCTGGGAGGAGTCGTGGGGCACTGGGAGCGGAATGAAGTACTGA